One stretch of Punica granatum isolate Tunisia-2019 chromosome 5, ASM765513v2, whole genome shotgun sequence DNA includes these proteins:
- the LOC116207949 gene encoding protein ABA DEFICIENT 4, chloroplastic isoform X1, protein MVFSFPSCSASAPRIHFKIGGSRLSDTSPVPLHVRTYRAHSIAVTSCKSEFPIDNWSFAGGSRFAVRPQIATISISRRCSQVHASWLATSQIASSVFTLGTVAVLPFYTLMVVAPKAELTKKSMESGIPYIVLGLLYAYLLYLSWTPDTWRLIFANKYMLPELSGIAKMFANEMTLASAWIHLLAIDLFAARQVFHDGLENQIETRHSVSLCLFFCPIGLVTHFITKALTKNTSKHGL, encoded by the exons ATGGTCTTCTCTTTTCCCTCTTGCAGTGCCAGTGCCCCCCGAATCCACTTCAAG ATTGGTGGCTCGAGGCTGAGTGATACGTCTCCGGTCCCATTGCACGTTCGAACTTATCGAGCCCACTCTATTGCTGTAACAAGCTGTAAGTCTGAGTTTCCCATCGATAACTGGAGTTTTGCTGGAGGGTCAAGATTTGCAGTCAGACCTCAGATTGCAACTATCAGCATCAGTAGAAGATGCTCCCAAGTACATGCTTCAT GGCTTGCAACTTCTCAAATTGCTAGCAGCGTTTTCACTTTAGGAACTGTCGCAGTTCTCCCATTCTACACTCTAATGGTGGTTGCCCCGAAGGCCGAACTG ACTAAGAAATCCATGGAGAGTGGCATACCCTATATAGTCCTTGGGCTTCTTTATGCTTACCTACTATACCTCTCTTGGACACCCGATACATGGCGGCTGATTtttgcaaataaatatatgctaCCTGAG TTGTCTGGAATAGCTAAGATGTTCGCTAATGAAATGACCTTGGCTTCTGCATGGATTCATTTGCTAGCTATTGATCTCTTCGCCGCAAG GCAAGTCTTCCATGATGGGCTGGAGAACCAAATCGAGACCCGCCATTCGGTCTCACTTTGCCTCTTCTTTTGTCCAATTGGGCTCGTCACTCATTTCATCACCAAAGCACTGACCAAGAACACCTCCAAGCATGGCTtgtaa
- the LOC116207949 gene encoding protein ABA DEFICIENT 4, chloroplastic isoform X2 encodes MVFSFPSCSASAPRIHFKIGGSRLSDTSPVPLHVRTYRAHSIAVTSCKSEFPIDNWSFAGGSRFAVRPQIATISISRRCSQVHASWLATSQIASSVFTLGTVAVLPFYTLMVVAPKAELTKKSMESGIPYIVLGLLYAYLLYLSWTPDTWRLIFANKYMLPELWHKLSKLLGMAPIMRFVSNVAQHYSFRKKLTGCIRT; translated from the exons ATGGTCTTCTCTTTTCCCTCTTGCAGTGCCAGTGCCCCCCGAATCCACTTCAAG ATTGGTGGCTCGAGGCTGAGTGATACGTCTCCGGTCCCATTGCACGTTCGAACTTATCGAGCCCACTCTATTGCTGTAACAAGCTGTAAGTCTGAGTTTCCCATCGATAACTGGAGTTTTGCTGGAGGGTCAAGATTTGCAGTCAGACCTCAGATTGCAACTATCAGCATCAGTAGAAGATGCTCCCAAGTACATGCTTCAT GGCTTGCAACTTCTCAAATTGCTAGCAGCGTTTTCACTTTAGGAACTGTCGCAGTTCTCCCATTCTACACTCTAATGGTGGTTGCCCCGAAGGCCGAACTG ACTAAGAAATCCATGGAGAGTGGCATACCCTATATAGTCCTTGGGCTTCTTTATGCTTACCTACTATACCTCTCTTGGACACCCGATACATGGCGGCTGATTtttgcaaataaatatatgctaCCTGAG CTGTGGCACAAGCTCTCAAAATTGCTCGGCATGGCACCAATTATGAGATTTGTGTCAAACGTGGCACAACATTATTCTTTCCGTAAAAAACTAACGGGATGCATACGCACGTGA
- the LOC116207946 gene encoding caffeoylshikimate esterase, with the protein MSMKPVKLLGRHHSLLQIRELGDRVSTCFRRRRSTNRRRAMGLPPKFPGVDEEVLKLLEANMDQAPERRRAREAFKDIQLGIDHILFKTPCDGLKMTEAYVVNSRGLEIFTKSWLPESSRPKAVICYCHGYGDTCTFFFEGIARKLASSGYGVFAMDYPGFGLSEGLHCHIPSLDRIIDDVIEYFSGVKGNPEYRTLPSFLFGQSMGGAVALKVHLKQPENWDGAILAAPMCKIADDMMPPWILTQMLIGVSKFLPRQKLVPQADLAESAFKEPKKREQAAYNVIAYKDKPRLQTAVEMLRTTQELERRLKEVSLPLLILHGEADKVTDPSVSKALYEKAPSSDKKLILYPDAYHALLEGEPDETIIQVFNDIIAWIEEHILKAQTQQRSES; encoded by the exons ATGTCCATGAAACCTGTAAAGCTGCTGGGGCGCCACCATTCTCTGCTGCAGATCAGAG AGCTGGGAGATAGAGTCTCGACCTGCTtccggaggaggaggagcacGAACCGGAGGAGAGCAATGGGACTGCCGCCGAAGTTTCCGGGCGTGGACGAGGAGGTGCTGAAACTTCTGGAAGCGAATATGGATCAGGCGCCTGAGAGGAGGCGCGCCCGCGAAGCCTTCAAGGATATTCAGCTCGGCATCGACCATATTCTCTTCAAG ACACCATGTGACGGATTGAAGATGACAGAG GCATATGTAGTCAATTCCAGAGGATTGGAAATTTTCACGAAAAGTTGGCTTCCAGAGTCCTCACGCCCCAAGGCTGTCATCTGCTATTGCCATGGATATGGAGACACCTGTACTTTTTTCTTCGAAG GAATTGCAAGGAAGTTGGCATCATCTGGTTATGGTGTTTTTGCGATGGATTATCCTGGATTTGGACTTTCGGAAGGTCTTCATTGCCACATCCCCAGCCTTGACAGGATCATCGATGATGTCATTGAGTATTTCTCTGGAGTTAAAG GAAATCCAGAGTATCGTACACTCCCAAGCTTCCTCTTTGGGCAGTCAATGGGTGGGGCTGTTGCTCTCAAGGTGCACTTAAAGCAACCTGAAAACTGGGATGGAGCCATTCTTGCGGCACCAATGTGCAAA ATCGCAGATGACATGATGCCACCATGGATTCTCACACAGATGCTGATTGGTGTATCGAAATTTCTTCCGAGGCAGAAGTTAGTTCCACAAGCTGATTTAGCAGAATCAGCATTTAAGGAGCCAAAGAAGAGAGAGCAG GCCGCCTACAATGTTATAGCATATAAAGACAAGCCACGCTTGCAGACAGCTGTGGAGATGCTGCGGACAACTCAAGAGTTAGAACGCCGACTAAAAGAG GTCTCTCTTCCATTGCTGATTTTGCATGGAGAGGCTGATAAGGTGACTGATCCGTCAGTAAGCAAGGCCTTGTATGAGAAAGCCCCCTCCTCGGACAAGAAGCTCATCCTCTATCCCGATGCATATCACGCTCTTCTCGAGGGGGAACCTGACGAGACTATTATTCAAGTTTTTAATGATATAATCGCCTGGATCGAAGAACACATCTTGAAAGCGCAGACTCAACAGAGATCCGAATCCTaa
- the LOC116209540 gene encoding uncharacterized protein LOC116209540 isoform X1, giving the protein MGKNGRKRRRSFCPFNGQAEADAPTETTTFHFRCVIIYMEQRPSLNLPSWRTLFHPSPASPRLASLLLLRNSPFQGVLLQNFIDLAMDHFRGVDQNAFAAALEEMRGFTSISDRIGAVVCPKPRRLGPLSSDLLTLQVSHRPEVCESRAGAPHLDLFLTEEDFEVEQQPASAAAFFSGSPPSRADNPLAQDPRFRDERINPVMALPTNFLPSGLPSPSSSARKGCVRMKFGLKPATVRIEGFDCLNRDGQNSSIPAFA; this is encoded by the exons ATGGGGAAAAATGGGAGAAAACGACGACGTAGCTTTTGCCCGTTCAACGGGCAGGCAGAAGCAGATGCACCAACAGAGACCACCACTTTTCATTTTCGCTGtgttattatttatatggAGCAGCGACCTTCCTTGAACCTTCCCTCGTGGCGCACTCTTTTCCATCCCTCGCCCGCCTCGCCTCGCCTCGCCTCTCTACTCCTTCTGAGGAATTCCCCCTTTCAAG GCGTTCTTCTCCAGAACTTCATTGATCTGGCGATGGATCACTTTAGAGGTGTAGATCAGAACGCCTTTGCTGCCGCTCTTGAAGAGATGAGGGGCTTCACTTCCATCTCCGACAGAATAGGTGCGGTTGTTTGCCCCAAGCCTCGCCGACTCGGGCCTTTGTCCAGTGACCTTTTGACGCTTCAAGTGAG TCATCGGCCTGAGGTCTGTGAGTCAAGAGCAGGGGCACCGCATCTCGACCTCTTCCTTACAGAG GAGGATTTTGAAGTTGAACAGCAGCCTGCTTCAGCAGCAGCATTTTTCAGTGGATCTCCTCCGAGCAGGGCTGATAACCCATTAGCTCAAGATCCTCGATTCAGGGATGAGAGGATCAATCCGGTTATGGCACTGCCAACTAATTTTTTGCCTTCAGGTTTGCCTTCTCCTTCATCATCTGCCCGAAAAGGGTGTGTGAGGATGAAGTTTGGGCTTAAACCTGCTACTGTTAGGATAGAAGGTTTTGATTGTCTTAATAGGGATGGCCAAAATTCCAGCATCCCTGCCTTTGCTTAG
- the LOC116209540 gene encoding uncharacterized protein LOC116209540 isoform X2 codes for MDHFRGVDQNAFAAALEEMRGFTSISDRIGAVVCPKPRRLGPLSSDLLTLQVSHRPEVCESRAGAPHLDLFLTEEDFEVEQQPASAAAFFSGSPPSRADNPLAQDPRFRDERINPVMALPTNFLPSGLPSPSSSARKGCVRMKFGLKPATVRIEGFDCLNRDGQNSSIPAFA; via the exons ATGGATCACTTTAGAGGTGTAGATCAGAACGCCTTTGCTGCCGCTCTTGAAGAGATGAGGGGCTTCACTTCCATCTCCGACAGAATAGGTGCGGTTGTTTGCCCCAAGCCTCGCCGACTCGGGCCTTTGTCCAGTGACCTTTTGACGCTTCAAGTGAG TCATCGGCCTGAGGTCTGTGAGTCAAGAGCAGGGGCACCGCATCTCGACCTCTTCCTTACAGAG GAGGATTTTGAAGTTGAACAGCAGCCTGCTTCAGCAGCAGCATTTTTCAGTGGATCTCCTCCGAGCAGGGCTGATAACCCATTAGCTCAAGATCCTCGATTCAGGGATGAGAGGATCAATCCGGTTATGGCACTGCCAACTAATTTTTTGCCTTCAGGTTTGCCTTCTCCTTCATCATCTGCCCGAAAAGGGTGTGTGAGGATGAAGTTTGGGCTTAAACCTGCTACTGTTAGGATAGAAGGTTTTGATTGTCTTAATAGGGATGGCCAAAATTCCAGCATCCCTGCCTTTGCTTAG